From Odontesthes bonariensis isolate fOdoBon6 chromosome 21, fOdoBon6.hap1, whole genome shotgun sequence, a single genomic window includes:
- the asb16 gene encoding ankyrin repeat and SOCS box protein 16 has product MSKNTFPFTSTSLRSLRVEQEFQEWEDARRALAQRRAMTRAPLPRAPRLLPKQRPLQEVRAPPPQLRCRDTAIHNTFMCGDMKGVYAVLKDSAMVNALMETVHEEMVWAPEMGMWTLSSKVKQTSALRLAASRGHSACVEELLFRGAEVNDDPGGSTALHDACTGGHSVCVQLLLTHGADSELLAADGSAPLHLCTSAQSFHCAELLLEGGADINVRSRESRLTPLHVAARRGLEEHVELFLSHGADVLATNREGETPLNASCSGAERPSEAGRYLRVIQMLLDAGANPRTAGRKQHTPLHNACANCSSRIVDVLLQHGAKPDVINCAGYTPLDCLLQVVEDYPNQQPEAIAQSLLNHGATPVPPKMLKQCVLSPATLEVMLNSYTSVPPCDWMDSLSAEMFEDQRPFFLSVRQRSGQPRSLQHLCRWALRQHLGAQCHSAVIKLDIPNSVRDYLLLRNDGTLQ; this is encoded by the exons ATGTCGAAGAACACATTTCCGTTCACCTCTACCTCACTGCGCTCTTTGAGAGTGGAGCAGGAGTTTCAAGAGTGGGAGGATGCACGGCGAGCTTTAGCTCAGAGGAGAGCCATGACCAGGGCCCCGCTGCCTCGGGCCCCCAGGCTTCTTCCCAAGCAGCGGCCCCTTCAGGAGGTTCGAGCCCCTCCACCACAGCTCCGCTGCAGAGACACAGCCATCCACAACACTTTCATGTGTGGGGACATGAAAGGAGTGTATGCTGTGCTTAAGGACTCTGCCATGGTCAACGCCCTGATGGAGACGGTGCATGAGGAGATGGTGTGGGCTCCAGAGATGG GTATGTGGACGCTGAGCTCCAAGGTGAAACAAACCTCAGCCCTGCGCCTGGCTGCCAGCCGAGGACACTCGGCATGTGTGGAGGAGCTGCTGTTTCGTGGAGCTGAGGTAAACGACGACCCTGGAGGCAGCACCGCCCTCCATGATGCCTGCACAGGCGGTCATTCTGTGTGcgtccagctgctgctgactcATGGAGCAGATTCTGAACTGTTGGCGGCAGATGGCAGCGCCCCTCTTCACCTCTGTACCTCTGCACAGTCATTCCA CTGTGCTGAGCTGCTTTTGGAGGGAGGTGCGGACATCAATGTGAGGTCCAGGGAGTCAAGACTCACACCTCTGCACGTCGCTGCTCGGCGAGGCCTGGAGGAGCACGTGGAGCTCTTCCTCAGCCACGGAGCAGATGTTCTCGCCACAAATCGAGAGGGTGAGACCCCTCTGAATGCGTCGTGCTCCGGAGCAGAGAGGCCATCTGAGGCGGGACGGTACCTCCGTGTGATCCAGATGCTGCTGGATGCGGGCGCTAACCCCCGAACAGCTGGCAGGAAGCAGCACACCCCGCTGCACAACGCCTGTGCAAACTGCTCCTCCAGGATTGTAGATGTCCTCCTGCAGCATGGAGCAAAGCCCGATGTCATCAACTGTGCAGGATACACACCACTGGATTGTTTGTTGCAG GTGGTGGAGGATTACCCAAACCAACAGCCTGAGGCGATAGCACAGTCACTTCTGAACCATGGAGCAACTCCTGTTCCACCAAAG ATGCTGAAGCAGTGCGTCCTTTCTCCTGCCACCCTGGAGGTGATGCTGAACTCGTACACGTCTGTCCCTCCCTGTGATTGGATGGATTCCCTGTCTGCTGAGATGTTTGAG GACCAGCGGCCGTTCTTCCTCTCGGTGCGTCAGCGGAGCGGTCAGCCGCGCTCTCTGCAGCATCTCTGTCGATGGGCTTTACGTCAGCATCTAGGAGCCCAGTGTCACTCTGCAGTCATTAAACTGGACATTCCCAACTCAGTCAGGGATTATCTGCTGCTGCGTAATGACGGGACGCTCCAGTGA
- the tmub2 gene encoding transmembrane and ubiquitin-like domain-containing protein 2, giving the protein MAVCALTMLDGMEEEAMAAGGLLLLVLALVVAWLSTHVADRGDHILGTILTVGAHASLIGLGSHDSYSGGPAGADAPEQQTPSPSQENKPDDSELATERGDGEGTGEEAEGVWTDLLLDIQSKQPQTGRLHNSDREDDEADEENDDDDDDDVEEEEELKAVEEKPLMPKPDLTTSTTTSISVRLKFLNDTEEVAVVEPQDTVGILKSKCFSGRENQIKLIYQGQLLQDPKRTLFSLNITDNSVIHCHISPAPQEANPEEGAGAETRPGGFRAGGVAINTSSLVVPVFVVILAVVWYFRINYRQFFTAPATISLVGVTVFFSFLIFGMHSR; this is encoded by the exons ATGGCAGTGTGTGCACTGACCATGCTGGATGGAATGGAGGAAGAGGCGATGGCAGCAGGGGGCTTGTTGCTCCTCGTCCTGGCGCTGGTCGTGGCTTGGCTGTCGACCCACGTGGCCGATAGGGGAGACCACATACTGGGTACCATCCTAACTGTGGGTGCTCACGCCTCCCTGATAGGACTGGGAAGCCACGACAGCTACAGCGGAGGACCTGCTGGTGCCGATGCCCCCGAGCAGCAGACGCCTTCGCCTTCACAGGAGAACAAGCCGGATGACAGCGAGCTGGCGACTGAGAGGGGAGATGGTGAGGGGACAGGAGAGGAGGCTGAGGGGGTTTGGACAGATCTGCTGCTGGACATACAGAGCAAACAACCTCAGACTGGAAGGCTGCACAATTCTGATCGAGAGGATGATGAAGCTGATGAGgagaatgatgatgatgatgacgacgacgtggaggaggaggaggagttaaAGGCGGTAGAAGAAAAGCCTCTAATGCCTAAACCAGATTTGACCACTAGCACTACCACGTCCATCAGTGTCCGTCTGAAGTTTTTGAATGACACAGAGGAGGTGGCTGTTGTAGAACCACAAGACACAGTGGGAATACTGAAAAG CAAATGTTTCTCAGGTCGTGagaatcaaattaaattaatctACCAAGGCCAGTTGCTGCAGGATCCGAAGAGGACTCTGTTTTCCCTGAACATCACTGACAACAGCGTGATCCACTGCCACATCTCCCCGGCCCCGCAGGAAGCCAATCCAGAGGAGGGGGCAGGAGCAGAAACCAGGCCCGGAGGATTCAGGGCCGGAGGGGTGGCCATTAACACCAGCAGCTTGGTGGTGCCCGTGTTTGTGGTAATACTGGCTGTGGTGTGGTACTTCCGCATCAACTACAGGCAGTTCTTCACTGCCCCTGCGACCATCTCCCTGGTGGGAGTCACTGTGTTCTTTAGCTTTCTGATATTTGGGATGCACAGCCGCTGA
- the atxn7l3a gene encoding ataxin-7-like protein 3 isoform X1, which translates to MTGKASHYLAIKISCTGFQMKMEDMPLSGPDNTKLEALVHDIYSELVEDACLGLCFEVHRAVKQGYFFLDETDQESMKEFEIVDQPGVDIFGQVYNQWKNKECECPNCKRLIAASRFAPHLEKCLGMGRNSSRIASRRLASNNNMSKSESDQEDNDDLNDNDWSYGAEKKSKKRKSDKNQNSPRRSKSLKHKNGDLGSNINSEPYKYNYNTGISYESLGPDEVRSLLTTQCGVISEHTKKMCTRSQRCPQHTDEQRRAVRVFLLGPSAPSLPDADPVVESDSFDIPDGQTLRSRLQWEDSPDISPTDSASSKASTNHSDSRRPKKKKRPPLGLNSGGGSGSLTGGGSSSSSSQSNISLSTKKKKPKLSAPSIPSIYDDLN; encoded by the exons ATGACTGG GAAAGCATCTCATTATCTCGCTATCAAGATATCCTGCACaggttttcaaatgaaaatggaggATATGCCCCTCTCAGGCCCAGACAACACCAAGCTGGAG GCCTTGGTGCATGACATCTACTCTGAGCTGGTGGAAGATGCCTGTTTGGGCCTGTGTTTCGAGGTGCATCGTGCTGTGAAACAGGGCTATTTCTTCTTGGATGAAACGGACCAAGAGAGCATGAAAGAGTTTG AAATTGTGGATCAACCAGGCGTGGACATATTCGGGCAGGTTTACAATCAGTGGAAGAACAAAGAGTGCGAGTGTCCCAACTGTAAGAGGCTAATCGCGGCTTCTCGCTTTGCTCCTCACCTGGAGAAATGTCTCGGCATGGGGCGCAACAGCAGTCGCATCGCCAGCCGCAG GCTAGCCAGCAATAACAACATGAGCAAGTCGGAGAGCGATCAGGAAGACAATGATGACCTGAATGACAATGACTGGTCGTACGGAGCAGAAAAGAAAT CCAAGAAGAGAAAGTCAGACAAG aATCAAAATTCCCCGAGAAGATCAAAATCTCTAAAACACAAAAATG GTGACCTTGGGAGTAACATCAATTCGGAGCCTTACAAG TACAACTACAACACTGGCATCAGTTATGAAAGTTTAGGCCCCGATGAGGTCCGATCCCTGTTAACGACG CAATGTGGGGTGATCTCTGAGCACACGAAGAAGATGTGTACAAG GTCTCAGCGGTGTCCCCAGCACACGGACGAACAGAGGAGGGCCGTCAGGGTGTTCCTCCTGGGGCCGTCCGC GCCGTCGCTGCCCGATGCCGATCCCGTTGTGGAGAGCGACAGCTTCGACATTCCAGATGGGCAGACCTTAAGGAGCCGCCTGCAGTGGGAAGACTCCCCTGACATTTCCCCCACTGACTCCGCCTCCTCTAAAGCCA GCACCAACCATTCAGATTCTCGGAGGCCCAAGAAGAAGAAACGGCCCCCTCTGGGTTTGAACAGCGGAGGGGGAAGTGGAAGTCTGACTGgaggcggcagcagcagcagcagctctcagAGTAATATCAGTTTATCgaccaaaaaaaagaagcccaAACTCTCAGCACCGTCGATTCCAAGTATCTATGATGACTTAAACTAG
- the atxn7l3a gene encoding ataxin-7-like protein 3 isoform X3, translated as MTGKASHYLAIKISCTGFQMKMEDMPLSGPDNTKLEALVHDIYSELVEDACLGLCFEVHRAVKQGYFFLDETDQESMKEFEIVDQPGVDIFGQVYNQWKNKECECPNCKRLIAASRFAPHLEKCLGMGRNSSRIASRRLASNNNMSKSESDQEDNDDLNDNDWSYGAEKKSKKRKSDKNQNSPRRSKSLKHKNGDLGSNINSEPYKYNYNTGISYESLGPDEVRSLLTTQCGVISEHTKKMCTRPSLPDADPVVESDSFDIPDGQTLRSRLQWEDSPDISPTDSASSKASTNHSDSRRPKKKKRPPLGLNSGGGSGSLTGGGSSSSSSQSNISLSTKKKKPKLSAPSIPSIYDDLN; from the exons ATGACTGG GAAAGCATCTCATTATCTCGCTATCAAGATATCCTGCACaggttttcaaatgaaaatggaggATATGCCCCTCTCAGGCCCAGACAACACCAAGCTGGAG GCCTTGGTGCATGACATCTACTCTGAGCTGGTGGAAGATGCCTGTTTGGGCCTGTGTTTCGAGGTGCATCGTGCTGTGAAACAGGGCTATTTCTTCTTGGATGAAACGGACCAAGAGAGCATGAAAGAGTTTG AAATTGTGGATCAACCAGGCGTGGACATATTCGGGCAGGTTTACAATCAGTGGAAGAACAAAGAGTGCGAGTGTCCCAACTGTAAGAGGCTAATCGCGGCTTCTCGCTTTGCTCCTCACCTGGAGAAATGTCTCGGCATGGGGCGCAACAGCAGTCGCATCGCCAGCCGCAG GCTAGCCAGCAATAACAACATGAGCAAGTCGGAGAGCGATCAGGAAGACAATGATGACCTGAATGACAATGACTGGTCGTACGGAGCAGAAAAGAAAT CCAAGAAGAGAAAGTCAGACAAG aATCAAAATTCCCCGAGAAGATCAAAATCTCTAAAACACAAAAATG GTGACCTTGGGAGTAACATCAATTCGGAGCCTTACAAG TACAACTACAACACTGGCATCAGTTATGAAAGTTTAGGCCCCGATGAGGTCCGATCCCTGTTAACGACG CAATGTGGGGTGATCTCTGAGCACACGAAGAAGATGTGTACAAG GCCGTCGCTGCCCGATGCCGATCCCGTTGTGGAGAGCGACAGCTTCGACATTCCAGATGGGCAGACCTTAAGGAGCCGCCTGCAGTGGGAAGACTCCCCTGACATTTCCCCCACTGACTCCGCCTCCTCTAAAGCCA GCACCAACCATTCAGATTCTCGGAGGCCCAAGAAGAAGAAACGGCCCCCTCTGGGTTTGAACAGCGGAGGGGGAAGTGGAAGTCTGACTGgaggcggcagcagcagcagcagctctcagAGTAATATCAGTTTATCgaccaaaaaaaagaagcccaAACTCTCAGCACCGTCGATTCCAAGTATCTATGATGACTTAAACTAG
- the atxn7l3a gene encoding ataxin-7-like protein 3 isoform X2 — MKMEDMPLSGPDNTKLEALVHDIYSELVEDACLGLCFEVHRAVKQGYFFLDETDQESMKEFEIVDQPGVDIFGQVYNQWKNKECECPNCKRLIAASRFAPHLEKCLGMGRNSSRIASRRLASNNNMSKSESDQEDNDDLNDNDWSYGAEKKSKKRKSDKNQNSPRRSKSLKHKNGDLGSNINSEPYKYNYNTGISYESLGPDEVRSLLTTQCGVISEHTKKMCTRSQRCPQHTDEQRRAVRVFLLGPSAPSLPDADPVVESDSFDIPDGQTLRSRLQWEDSPDISPTDSASSKASTNHSDSRRPKKKKRPPLGLNSGGGSGSLTGGGSSSSSSQSNISLSTKKKKPKLSAPSIPSIYDDLN; from the exons atgaaaatggaggATATGCCCCTCTCAGGCCCAGACAACACCAAGCTGGAG GCCTTGGTGCATGACATCTACTCTGAGCTGGTGGAAGATGCCTGTTTGGGCCTGTGTTTCGAGGTGCATCGTGCTGTGAAACAGGGCTATTTCTTCTTGGATGAAACGGACCAAGAGAGCATGAAAGAGTTTG AAATTGTGGATCAACCAGGCGTGGACATATTCGGGCAGGTTTACAATCAGTGGAAGAACAAAGAGTGCGAGTGTCCCAACTGTAAGAGGCTAATCGCGGCTTCTCGCTTTGCTCCTCACCTGGAGAAATGTCTCGGCATGGGGCGCAACAGCAGTCGCATCGCCAGCCGCAG GCTAGCCAGCAATAACAACATGAGCAAGTCGGAGAGCGATCAGGAAGACAATGATGACCTGAATGACAATGACTGGTCGTACGGAGCAGAAAAGAAAT CCAAGAAGAGAAAGTCAGACAAG aATCAAAATTCCCCGAGAAGATCAAAATCTCTAAAACACAAAAATG GTGACCTTGGGAGTAACATCAATTCGGAGCCTTACAAG TACAACTACAACACTGGCATCAGTTATGAAAGTTTAGGCCCCGATGAGGTCCGATCCCTGTTAACGACG CAATGTGGGGTGATCTCTGAGCACACGAAGAAGATGTGTACAAG GTCTCAGCGGTGTCCCCAGCACACGGACGAACAGAGGAGGGCCGTCAGGGTGTTCCTCCTGGGGCCGTCCGC GCCGTCGCTGCCCGATGCCGATCCCGTTGTGGAGAGCGACAGCTTCGACATTCCAGATGGGCAGACCTTAAGGAGCCGCCTGCAGTGGGAAGACTCCCCTGACATTTCCCCCACTGACTCCGCCTCCTCTAAAGCCA GCACCAACCATTCAGATTCTCGGAGGCCCAAGAAGAAGAAACGGCCCCCTCTGGGTTTGAACAGCGGAGGGGGAAGTGGAAGTCTGACTGgaggcggcagcagcagcagcagctctcagAGTAATATCAGTTTATCgaccaaaaaaaagaagcccaAACTCTCAGCACCGTCGATTCCAAGTATCTATGATGACTTAAACTAG